From one Acidibrevibacterium fodinaquatile genomic stretch:
- a CDS encoding ABC transporter substrate-binding protein, producing MPGRASCSPDASPETDVRLQKNLNPAENMPMPYPSRRSLLKLSGATLALGSVGMPAFAAPITELVIAYNVNLPSWDPTVGPSAVNPTIQAIYQSVFDQFILQKPDLSFAPGLLTEWGWNADKTKIHMTVRSGVVWHDGSPFGPEDVVWSLERAADPKTGNPIQFTWKNIGNFKIDGNQITADVIQFDPTIFKWMSFLTGYVMPKAYYEKVGAAGFEAKPIGTGPYMVEHFERNSYVRLKANPHYWGGEPQFEAVTIKFVPDSASRVAQIESGNAHVTLEIPFEEYDRLKGKPNLHGYAHPITDIGMIFLNNDSVMKDENVRQAVCHAVDKKLIIDRLLSGYGVPIDTLEAPGYAAYDPSIKVPFDPKLAIEKLAASGYSTKNPFKFKIETTKGYKPKDYEMVQAIVGMWRKVGIEAEIEVYEIAKHYELRAAHKLAPAAFYDWGNAIGDPTTSVGFAMFGPSPHSSWKTEDVDARIGPLWSEKDEAKRIAGWKAVDRYIAEQCDVLPILQYVQPIVADKRVNVVPHGSGALLPALMTRS from the coding sequence GTGCCGGGGCGGGCTTCCTGCTCGCCCGACGCCTCGCCGGAAACTGACGTAAGATTGCAAAAAAACCTCAACCCAGCGGAGAACATGCCAATGCCGTACCCTTCCCGCAGATCCTTGCTTAAGCTTTCAGGGGCCACGCTAGCCCTCGGATCGGTTGGCATGCCGGCATTTGCCGCGCCGATCACGGAATTGGTGATCGCCTACAATGTCAATCTGCCAAGCTGGGATCCGACGGTTGGCCCATCCGCGGTCAACCCGACGATTCAGGCCATCTACCAGTCGGTCTTCGATCAGTTCATTCTCCAGAAGCCGGACCTGAGCTTCGCGCCGGGATTGCTGACGGAATGGGGCTGGAACGCCGACAAGACGAAAATCCATATGACGGTGCGGAGCGGTGTCGTCTGGCATGACGGCTCGCCGTTCGGCCCGGAGGACGTGGTCTGGTCCCTCGAGCGCGCGGCCGACCCGAAAACCGGCAATCCGATCCAATTCACCTGGAAGAATATCGGGAATTTCAAAATTGACGGCAACCAGATCACCGCCGACGTGATTCAGTTCGACCCGACGATCTTCAAATGGATGTCGTTCCTGACCGGTTATGTCATGCCGAAAGCCTATTACGAAAAAGTCGGCGCTGCGGGCTTCGAAGCCAAGCCGATTGGCACCGGCCCTTATATGGTCGAACATTTTGAACGTAATTCCTATGTCCGGCTTAAGGCTAATCCGCATTACTGGGGCGGCGAGCCACAATTCGAGGCCGTCACGATCAAGTTTGTTCCGGATTCGGCGAGCCGCGTGGCTCAGATCGAATCCGGCAATGCCCATGTCACGCTGGAAATCCCCTTCGAGGAATATGACCGGCTGAAAGGCAAACCGAACCTGCACGGCTATGCCCACCCGATCACCGATATCGGCATGATCTTCCTCAACAACGACAGCGTGATGAAAGATGAGAACGTCCGCCAGGCGGTCTGCCATGCGGTGGACAAGAAGCTGATCATCGATCGCCTGTTGTCGGGCTATGGCGTGCCGATCGACACGCTCGAAGCGCCAGGCTATGCGGCATATGATCCTTCGATCAAGGTGCCGTTTGATCCGAAGCTTGCGATCGAGAAGCTCGCGGCCTCGGGCTATTCGACGAAAAATCCCTTCAAATTCAAGATCGAAACAACGAAGGGCTACAAGCCGAAGGACTATGAGATGGTCCAGGCGATCGTTGGCATGTGGCGCAAAGTCGGGATCGAGGCCGAGATCGAGGTTTACGAGATTGCCAAGCATTACGAACTGCGCGCCGCCCACAAACTCGCGCCAGCGGCCTTTTATGACTGGGGCAATGCCATTGGTGATCCGACCACCTCGGTTGGTTTCGCGATGTTTGGACCTTCGCCGCATTCGTCTTGGAAGACGGAGGATGTGGATGCGCGGATTGGGCCGCTGTGGTCGGAGAAGGACGAGGCGAAGCGGATCGCCGGCTGGAAGGCGGTGGACCGCTACATCGCCGAGCAGTGCGACGTTCTGCCGATCCTGCAATATGTGCAGCCGATCGTTGCTGACAAGCGGGTGAACGTCGTGCCGCACGGCTCTGGGGCGCTGTTGCCGGCGCTGATGACCCGTAGCTGA
- a CDS encoding ABC transporter permease — protein sequence MAILTRFLVRLATTAVTLFGVAVIVFIVVRVVPGNPIAMMLPPGATGADIAHLEAMYGLDKSIPQQFVIWLLAVLHGDFGTSISLRQPVLGLVLSSLPATLELASMALVIAVLIGGGAALIAARYRDTRVETVIDVISGAALSIPDFLWGLLLIIVFGVLIPVFSISGRISPDLDLNFDTRFYLIESLARLRLDITANLLAHMVMPALSLALPLAAIIGLVLKQSLKETMELDYVTLARTKGYGETRVILREALRNALLPTLTLTGVQFTFLIGGTVIVERLFSYEGLGNMAIDAVINRDLPLIQGIVICFAVIFTVINLVVDLTYAALNPRLRHV from the coding sequence TTGGCGATTCTCACTCGCTTTCTCGTGCGCCTCGCGACGACCGCCGTCACATTGTTTGGCGTTGCGGTGATCGTCTTCATCGTCGTCCGCGTCGTGCCTGGCAACCCGATCGCCATGATGCTGCCGCCAGGCGCGACAGGCGCCGATATTGCGCATCTCGAGGCGATGTATGGGTTGGACAAATCGATCCCGCAGCAATTCGTGATCTGGCTTCTTGCTGTTCTGCATGGCGATTTCGGCACCTCGATCTCACTTCGCCAGCCGGTGCTCGGGCTCGTGCTCAGCAGTCTGCCCGCTACACTCGAACTGGCCAGCATGGCGCTCGTCATCGCCGTCCTGATCGGCGGGGGGGCTGCGCTGATCGCCGCCCGCTATCGCGACACCCGGGTCGAAACGGTCATCGACGTCATCAGCGGTGCTGCGCTGTCGATCCCGGATTTCCTTTGGGGACTCCTGCTCATCATCGTTTTCGGCGTGCTGATCCCGGTGTTTAGCATCTCGGGTCGGATTTCGCCCGATCTCGATTTGAACTTCGACACACGGTTCTATTTGATCGAGAGTCTTGCGCGGCTGCGTTTGGACATCACCGCCAATCTGCTCGCCCATATGGTTATGCCAGCGCTTTCCCTCGCTTTGCCGCTGGCGGCGATCATCGGGCTAGTGCTCAAGCAATCCCTCAAAGAAACGATGGAACTCGACTATGTCACGCTCGCCCGCACCAAGGGCTACGGCGAAACCCGTGTCATCCTGCGCGAAGCTTTGCGCAACGCGCTCTTGCCGACCCTGACGCTGACCGGGGTCCAGTTCACCTTCCTGATCGGCGGCACGGTGATCGTCGAGCGGTTGTTTTCCTATGAGGGGCTTGGCAACATGGCGATCGATGCGGTGATCAACCGTGATTTGCCGCTGATCCAGGGGATTGTGATCTGCTTTGCGGTGATTTTCACCGTGATCAATCTCGTCGTCGATCTTACCTACGCCGCGCTCAACCCGAGGCTGCGCCATGTTTGA
- a CDS encoding ABC transporter ATP-binding protein: MSAFLEIDNLSVALKNGPRLLRSVSLRVERGEVRGLVGESGAGKSMIGKAVLGILPRAAEIVEGRILLAGVDLLSLPAARRRHWIGQTTALIPQDPLTALNPSHRIGPQITDRLVDILGWTRARAEARALELLAEVHIPEPARVMRNYPHELSGGMRQRILIASAFAAEPGLIIADEPTTALDVTVQKQILKIIAGMQARHGTALLFVTHDLGVVSKICQNLSVLYAGKILEDAPVADFFRAPQHAYSAALLAATPKYTDPERSLMPVKPAVLAAVQAEIAAADQAWRHV, from the coding sequence GTGAGCGCGTTTCTCGAAATCGACAATCTCAGTGTCGCCCTAAAAAACGGCCCGCGGCTTTTGCGTTCGGTCTCGCTGCGGGTGGAGAGGGGCGAGGTGAGGGGCCTTGTCGGCGAAAGCGGGGCTGGCAAAAGCATGATCGGCAAGGCTGTTCTCGGCATTCTGCCGCGCGCAGCCGAAATAGTCGAGGGGCGCATCCTTCTCGCAGGCGTCGATCTTCTGTCACTGCCCGCCGCGCGACGCCGCCATTGGATCGGCCAGACGACAGCGTTGATCCCACAGGATCCGCTGACCGCGCTCAACCCCTCGCATCGGATCGGGCCGCAGATCACTGACCGGCTGGTTGACATCCTCGGCTGGACGCGCGCGCGGGCCGAGGCGCGCGCGCTCGAACTGCTGGCCGAGGTGCATATCCCCGAACCCGCCCGGGTGATGCGCAACTATCCTCATGAACTCTCGGGTGGTATGCGTCAGCGTATCCTGATCGCCTCGGCGTTCGCGGCCGAGCCCGGCCTCATCATCGCCGACGAACCGACGACGGCGCTGGATGTCACGGTGCAAAAGCAGATCCTGAAAATCATCGCCGGCATGCAAGCCCGTCACGGCACGGCGCTTTTATTCGTCACCCACGATCTCGGTGTGGTCTCGAAAATCTGCCAGAATCTATCCGTGCTGTATGCCGGCAAAATACTCGAGGACGCGCCCGTCGCAGATTTCTTCCGCGCGCCGCAGCACGCTTATTCCGCGGCGCTGCTGGCGGCAACGCCAAAATATACCGATCCGGAGCGAAGCTTGATGCCGGTGAAACCTGCGGTGCTGGCCGCTGTGCAGGCCGAGATAGCGGCGGCCGACCAGGCGTGGCGCCATGTCTGA
- a CDS encoding ABC transporter permease encodes MFDGRGAAKRRAGARLWLSGGWLVVVLILSVFAPLVAPQDPLAQDLISRQLPPFWGHGAEPGFWLGTDSLGRDVLSRIIWGGRIALQVAFVAGTLTAIVGSFLGLVAGFYRGWGDRVISRLIDIWMAFPPVLFAILLVAVLGPGLRAIIIAIVVIDWTRFARVIRAETMNQGAMDYVAAAHVAGFSRSHTLIMEILPNVLPTIVALLSLEMGIAIIVEAILSFVNLSISTDAPSWGGMIAEGRTTIYQAWWVLVFPLITLFFTVLGFSQLGEGLKDRFDPVLR; translated from the coding sequence ATGTTTGATGGGCGTGGCGCGGCCAAGCGGCGGGCCGGAGCGCGGCTCTGGCTATCGGGTGGGTGGCTCGTGGTGGTGCTGATCCTGTCGGTCTTCGCGCCGCTGGTCGCGCCGCAGGATCCGCTGGCGCAGGATCTGATATCCCGGCAATTGCCGCCTTTCTGGGGGCACGGTGCCGAACCCGGCTTCTGGCTCGGCACCGACAGCCTTGGCCGCGACGTGCTCAGCCGGATCATCTGGGGTGGCCGGATCGCTCTGCAGGTGGCATTCGTCGCCGGCACACTCACCGCCATCGTCGGCTCTTTTCTCGGGCTTGTCGCCGGTTTTTATCGGGGCTGGGGCGACCGCGTCATCTCGCGTCTCATCGATATCTGGATGGCGTTTCCGCCAGTCTTGTTCGCGATCCTGCTGGTTGCCGTGCTCGGCCCCGGGCTGCGCGCGATCATCATTGCGATTGTGGTGATCGATTGGACCCGCTTTGCCCGGGTGATCCGGGCCGAGACGATGAACCAGGGCGCGATGGACTATGTCGCGGCGGCGCATGTCGCGGGATTTTCCCGCAGCCACACGCTGATCATGGAAATCCTGCCCAACGTCCTGCCGACGATCGTCGCCCTGCTGTCACTGGAAATGGGCATTGCCATCATTGTCGAAGCGATTTTGTCGTTTGTGAACCTCTCTATTTCGACGGATGCGCCGAGCTGGGGCGGCATGATCGCCGAGGGGCGCACGACGATTTATCAGGCGTGGTGGGTGCTGGTGTTCCCGCTGATCACCTTGTTCTTCACCGTTCTCGGCTTCAGCCAGCTCGGCGAGGGCCTCAAAGATCGCTTCGATCCGGTGCTGCGGTGA
- a CDS encoding cyclase family protein, whose protein sequence is MAAAQSTRENRMTEAATLRDLAAMLASGKIEVVDLSGTLGPDTPLLKLPPALAKDTPKIEIHKISEYDSDGPFWAWNWLKLGEHSGTHFDAPHHWITGKDYPDGYTDTIPVKNFIAPVNVIDCSAESEKNHDFLLTADGVKAWEAKHGEIKAGEWVVMRTDWDKRAHSEALYLNADANGPHSPGPTPDCIEYILAKGVIGWGTQCIGTDAGQAGGMNPPFPAHNLLHKANRYGLASLANLDKLPAKGAILIAAPLKLVQGTGSPIRALALVAR, encoded by the coding sequence ATGGCGGCGGCGCAAAGCACAAGGGAGAACAGAATGACAGAAGCCGCGACATTGCGTGATCTCGCCGCCATGCTCGCTTCCGGCAAGATCGAGGTCGTCGATCTTTCGGGCACACTCGGGCCAGACACACCGCTTTTGAAGCTGCCGCCGGCGCTGGCCAAGGACACGCCGAAGATCGAGATTCACAAAATCTCTGAATATGACAGCGACGGCCCGTTTTGGGCGTGGAATTGGCTAAAGCTCGGCGAACATTCCGGCACCCATTTCGACGCGCCACACCACTGGATTACCGGCAAGGACTATCCCGACGGCTATACCGATACGATCCCTGTGAAAAATTTCATTGCCCCGGTCAATGTCATCGACTGCTCCGCCGAATCCGAGAAGAACCACGACTTCCTGCTGACCGCGGACGGCGTGAAGGCCTGGGAGGCGAAACACGGGGAGATCAAAGCCGGTGAATGGGTCGTCATGCGCACCGATTGGGACAAGCGGGCTCACTCGGAAGCGCTCTACCTGAACGCCGATGCCAACGGGCCGCATTCGCCGGGACCGACGCCTGACTGCATCGAGTATATTTTGGCGAAGGGCGTGATCGGCTGGGGCACGCAATGCATCGGCACCGATGCCGGCCAAGCCGGCGGGATGAACCCGCCCTTCCCGGCGCATAATCTTCTGCACAAGGCAAACCGCTACGGCCTTGCCAGCCTCGCCAATCTCGACAAACTGCCGGCCAAGGGCGCCATCCTGATCGCAGCGCCGCTGAAACTGGTGCAGGGCACCGGCAGCCCGATCCGCGCGCTGGCGCTGGTGGCGCGATAA
- a CDS encoding transglutaminase-like domain-containing protein codes for MQSSPGLAQAHSAAATGRAARPSAADLAPGRFVDSDHPAIVAFARAHADEEDTRLRAVALYYAVRDEIRYDPYRIDLSEDGLKASRSLTLGYGFCITKAALLAAVARAAGIPARLGFADVKNHLTSARLRATMQTDVFVFHGYTEMFLDGRWVKATPAFNRSLCEKAGILPLEFDGQKDSVFHPFDASGRRHMEYVRTRGSFSDVPRAEILAAFAEAYPASAIWTQAEGDFETEARGGD; via the coding sequence ATGCAGTCTTCCCCCGGTTTGGCCCAAGCCCACAGCGCTGCGGCCACAGGGCGCGCGGCGCGCCCCAGCGCCGCCGATCTCGCCCCTGGCCGCTTCGTTGACAGCGACCATCCGGCGATCGTCGCTTTCGCGCGCGCCCATGCCGACGAGGAAGACACGCGGTTGCGGGCGGTTGCGCTCTATTATGCCGTGCGCGATGAGATCCGCTATGATCCTTATCGGATCGATCTCAGCGAGGACGGGCTCAAAGCCAGCCGCTCCCTCACCCTCGGCTACGGATTTTGCATCACCAAAGCCGCCCTGCTCGCCGCCGTCGCCCGCGCCGCCGGTATCCCCGCGCGGCTAGGCTTCGCGGACGTGAAAAACCACCTCACCAGCGCTCGGCTGCGCGCCACGATGCAGACCGATGTCTTTGTTTTTCATGGCTATACAGAGATGTTTCTCGACGGGCGCTGGGTGAAGGCAACGCCTGCCTTCAACCGCTCACTCTGCGAGAAGGCCGGCATCCTGCCGCTCGAGTTCGATGGGCAGAAGGATTCCGTGTTCCATCCCTTTGATGCCAGCGGCCGGCGGCACATGGAATATGTCCGCACCCGCGGCAGCTTCAGCGATGTGCCGCGCGCCGAAATCCTCGCCGCCTTCGCCGAGGCTTATCCGGCAAGCGCGATCTGGACTCAGGCGGAGGGGGATTTCGAGACCGAGGCGCGCGGCGGCGACTGA
- a CDS encoding phytoene desaturase family protein: protein MASSYDAILIGAGHNSLACAAHLAAKGWRVGVFERAADPGGAVKTLALTAPGFRHDWGAMNLSLFAGSPFFKTYGEELRRLGLAFAPAQKCFASVFPGGKWMGVGTDVEATKRRIAALNPADAARWDELSRGFPAMADDLFALLGSPMTLPAVAKLAFHTWRHRGFSGGLDIIRFLLSSPRGWLAETFASEELRATLAAWGMHLDFAPDIAGGALFPYLEGMANQAFGMVLGKGGADAMIHPLLRMIEARAGTIECKAEVTEILHAGGRASGVRLADGRHLSASKAVIANVAPDALARLLGGSTGDARVDTGLARFAHAPGTLMIHLAMEDLPDWRADAELREFAYVHLAPSLDQMARTYQQASAGLLPDEPIVVVGQPTAIDPSRAPEGKHILWMQVRMVPAEIRGDAAGTITATDWREAKVAMAERALDIVERYAPGVRAKIIARYVASPLDLQADNPNLVGGDQICGSHHLSQNFLFRPVRGHADGSTPIQNLHLTGAGVWPGAGVGAGAGFLLARRLAGN from the coding sequence ATGGCATCTTCCTACGACGCGATCCTGATCGGCGCTGGCCATAATAGTCTGGCTTGCGCCGCGCATCTCGCTGCCAAGGGTTGGCGCGTCGGCGTGTTCGAGCGGGCCGCCGATCCTGGCGGCGCGGTCAAGACCTTGGCCTTGACGGCGCCGGGGTTTCGCCACGATTGGGGCGCGATGAATCTGTCGTTGTTTGCCGGATCGCCTTTTTTCAAGACATATGGCGAAGAGTTACGGCGCCTCGGGCTCGCTTTCGCGCCGGCGCAGAAATGCTTCGCCTCGGTTTTTCCGGGCGGCAAGTGGATGGGCGTCGGCACCGATGTCGAAGCGACGAAGCGCCGTATCGCGGCGCTGAACCCAGCGGATGCGGCCCGTTGGGATGAGCTGTCACGCGGATTTCCGGCCATGGCGGATGATCTCTTCGCCTTGCTCGGCAGCCCGATGACGCTCCCCGCGGTTGCCAAGCTTGCATTTCACACTTGGCGGCACAGAGGATTTTCCGGAGGCCTCGACATCATCCGATTTCTGTTGTCCTCGCCGAGGGGCTGGCTTGCCGAGACTTTCGCGTCCGAGGAACTGCGCGCAACGCTTGCCGCCTGGGGCATGCATCTCGATTTTGCTCCTGATATCGCGGGCGGCGCGCTGTTTCCTTATCTCGAGGGCATGGCCAATCAAGCCTTCGGGATGGTGCTCGGCAAAGGCGGGGCGGACGCCATGATCCATCCTCTCCTCCGAATGATCGAGGCGCGCGCTGGCACCATCGAGTGCAAAGCCGAAGTCACCGAGATCCTGCATGCGGGGGGGCGCGCGAGCGGGGTGCGGCTCGCGGATGGGCGGCACCTCTCGGCGAGCAAGGCGGTGATCGCCAATGTCGCGCCCGATGCGCTGGCGCGGCTTCTCGGCGGCAGCACTGGTGATGCGCGGGTTGACACCGGGCTCGCCCGGTTCGCGCATGCGCCCGGCACGTTGATGATCCATCTCGCGATGGAAGATCTCCCCGATTGGCGGGCCGACGCCGAATTGCGCGAATTCGCCTATGTCCATCTCGCACCGTCGCTTGACCAGATGGCGCGCACCTACCAGCAGGCCAGCGCCGGTCTATTGCCGGACGAGCCGATCGTCGTGGTGGGCCAGCCCACCGCGATCGACCCGAGCCGCGCGCCCGAGGGCAAGCACATTCTCTGGATGCAGGTGCGGATGGTCCCGGCCGAGATCCGCGGCGACGCCGCCGGGACGATCACCGCGACCGATTGGCGCGAGGCGAAGGTGGCGATGGCGGAGCGCGCGCTCGATATCGTGGAACGCTACGCACCCGGGGTGCGCGCGAAGATCATCGCCCGCTATGTCGCAAGTCCGCTCGACTTGCAGGCGGACAACCCCAATCTCGTCGGCGGCGATCAGATCTGCGGCAGCCATCATTTATCACAGAACTTCTTGTTCCGGCCGGTGCGTGGCCATGCCGACGGTTCGACGCCGATCCAAAATCTTCACCTCACCGGCGCGGGCGTTTGGCCCGGTGCCGGGGTCGGTGCCGGGGCGGGCTTCCTGCTCGCCCGACGCCTCGCCGGAAACTGA
- a CDS encoding amidohydrolase: MSIDAVKAPFASAPLPGPTDALLAELEEIYKDLHANPELSMQEERTAGIAAAWLTRQGFEVTEKIGGTGVVGLLRNGDGPTVMLRADMDALPIQESTGLSYASRARGTDRFDQPTAIAHSCGHDMHVAWLMGATRILAENRNAWGGTVMAVFQPGEETAQGARAMIADGMVKRFPKPDVTLGQHVMPLSAGEIGWRTGTMLSAGDSWEVTLFGRGAHGSMPQKSIDPVVMAASAVMRLQTVVSREVAMTDSAVVTVGTLRAGMNENVIPDHALLRLNVRTFKDQVRARVLAAIKRILEAEAEASGAPKPPSFSVLSEYPVTRNDEAATHRVVSALAAHFGTERVHEVQPATASEDFGLFGAAWDVPAVFWVVGGIDPARFAAAEKAGKVDELPANHAPDFAPVIHPTLRTGVEAMLAAAGAWLVAKAPRS, from the coding sequence ATGTCCATCGATGCCGTGAAAGCCCCGTTTGCATCGGCGCCACTGCCGGGGCCGACGGATGCGCTGCTCGCCGAACTCGAGGAAATTTATAAAGATCTCCATGCCAATCCCGAATTGTCCATGCAGGAGGAGCGAACCGCTGGCATCGCCGCGGCATGGCTTACGCGGCAGGGTTTCGAGGTTACGGAGAAAATCGGCGGAACCGGTGTCGTCGGGCTGCTTCGCAACGGGGATGGGCCGACGGTTATGCTGCGTGCCGACATGGATGCCTTGCCGATCCAGGAAAGCACTGGCCTCTCCTATGCCAGTCGGGCGCGCGGAACCGACCGCTTTGATCAGCCGACGGCGATTGCGCATTCCTGCGGCCACGATATGCACGTGGCCTGGCTGATGGGCGCGACACGGATTCTTGCCGAAAATCGTAACGCCTGGGGCGGCACGGTGATGGCCGTGTTCCAGCCCGGAGAGGAGACCGCGCAGGGCGCCCGTGCGATGATCGCCGATGGCATGGTCAAGCGATTCCCCAAACCTGACGTAACGCTGGGGCAGCATGTGATGCCGCTGAGCGCGGGAGAGATAGGCTGGCGGACGGGGACGATGCTCTCGGCCGGAGATAGTTGGGAGGTAACCCTGTTCGGGCGTGGCGCACACGGCTCCATGCCCCAGAAAAGCATTGATCCCGTGGTCATGGCGGCGTCAGCCGTCATGCGGCTCCAGACGGTTGTCTCACGCGAGGTGGCGATGACGGACAGCGCCGTCGTCACTGTCGGCACCTTGCGAGCGGGTATGAACGAGAATGTCATACCGGATCACGCCCTGCTGCGGCTCAATGTCCGGACCTTCAAGGATCAGGTACGTGCGCGCGTACTTGCGGCGATCAAGCGGATCCTGGAGGCGGAGGCAGAAGCGTCAGGCGCGCCGAAACCTCCCAGCTTTTCTGTGCTCAGCGAGTATCCTGTCACTCGTAATGACGAGGCGGCGACGCACAGGGTCGTTTCGGCATTGGCGGCGCATTTTGGCACCGAGCGCGTGCACGAAGTACAACCTGCCACCGCCAGCGAGGATTTTGGCTTGTTCGGCGCGGCGTGGGATGTGCCGGCTGTCTTCTGGGTGGTTGGTGGCATCGATCCGGCGCGCTTTGCCGCGGCCGAGAAGGCCGGCAAAGTGGACGAGCTTCCCGCAAATCATGCGCCGGACTTCGCCCCTGTTATTCATCCGACACTGCGCACGGGTGTCGAAGCGATGCTGGCCGCCGCCGGTGCCTGGCTTGTTGCGAAAGCGCCAAGGTCCTGA
- a CDS encoding ATP-binding cassette domain-containing protein: protein MSERALLEVENLHLSLPDLTAKPLFRPAPRIEILRGLAFEIRRGSVLGIVGGSGSGKSTLARTLIRLLEPTDGRIVFDGRDITHLDEEALRPLRRRFQMIFQDPLSSLNPRRRVSGIIAAPLRLHGLDEIERRVDEALDHVGLPRSFRSRYPHELSGGQRQRIGIARAIALRPEFILADEIVSGLDVSSQAQVLHLLEDLVKELGLTLAFISHDLSVIRRLCDNVMVLHRGEIVEMAPTAEIFAAPQNDYTRRLLDAIPLPDPDQPNWHH, encoded by the coding sequence ATGTCTGAGCGGGCGCTGCTTGAGGTCGAAAACCTTCATCTTTCCTTGCCCGATCTGACCGCGAAACCTTTGTTTCGGCCCGCGCCCCGGATTGAGATTCTCCGCGGCCTCGCGTTCGAGATCCGGCGCGGCAGCGTGCTTGGAATTGTCGGCGGTTCGGGCTCCGGCAAATCGACGCTCGCCCGCACGCTGATCCGGCTTTTGGAGCCCACCGACGGGCGCATCGTCTTCGATGGGCGCGACATCACCCATCTCGACGAAGAGGCGTTGCGGCCGCTGCGGCGCCGGTTCCAGATGATTTTCCAGGATCCGCTATCCTCGCTCAATCCGCGCCGCCGCGTGAGTGGCATCATCGCCGCACCGCTTCGTCTTCATGGCCTCGACGAGATTGAACGCCGGGTGGACGAGGCGCTCGATCATGTCGGCCTGCCGCGCAGCTTTCGCAGCCGGTATCCGCACGAGCTTTCGGGCGGCCAGCGTCAGCGTATCGGCATTGCGCGTGCCATCGCGCTACGGCCGGAATTCATCCTCGCCGATGAGATCGTCTCCGGCCTCGATGTCTCGAGCCAGGCGCAGGTGCTCCACCTGCTCGAGGATTTGGTGAAGGAGTTGGGGCTGACATTGGCTTTCATCAGCCACGATCTCTCCGTCATCCGGCGGCTCTGCGACAACGTGATGGTGTTGCATCGGGGCGAGATCGTGGAAATGGCGCCAACCGCCGAGATCTTCGCGGCACCGCAGAATGACTATACGCGTCGGCTGTTGGACGCGATCCCGCTGCCCGACCCCGATCAGCCGAACTGGCATCATTAA
- a CDS encoding trimeric intracellular cation channel family protein: MSSAALLVRVLDLVGTFVFAISGAALGVERGMDLFGVLVLAFVTAVAGGIARDVLIGAVPPESIANWHNLALAVVAGLLVFRFFRLFYRLQQPVQFFDAAGLGVFAIAGTQKALDYGVNWPMAAVLGMISGIGGGMVRDVLTAQVPTVLRADIYAVAALAGALVVVAGSAIGLQPVAVGLVGIALCVFLRLMALYRGWKLPVASAKPSGSAGNLPP; the protein is encoded by the coding sequence ATGAGTTCGGCCGCTTTGCTGGTCCGGGTGCTCGATTTGGTGGGCACTTTTGTCTTTGCGATCAGCGGCGCGGCATTAGGCGTCGAACGGGGAATGGATCTCTTTGGCGTGCTTGTGCTTGCCTTCGTAACCGCCGTCGCTGGGGGAATTGCCCGGGATGTTCTCATCGGCGCCGTTCCGCCTGAGTCGATTGCCAATTGGCACAATCTGGCTCTCGCCGTTGTCGCCGGATTGCTGGTCTTTCGCTTCTTCAGGCTATTTTATCGCCTTCAGCAACCGGTTCAGTTTTTTGACGCGGCGGGACTGGGTGTTTTTGCGATTGCCGGAACGCAAAAAGCTTTGGATTATGGCGTTAACTGGCCGATGGCGGCGGTCCTTGGGATGATCAGTGGGATCGGCGGCGGCATGGTGCGCGATGTCTTGACGGCACAGGTGCCGACAGTGTTGCGCGCGGATATCTATGCTGTCGCTGCGCTGGCCGGTGCGTTGGTGGTCGTCGCTGGGAGCGCGATCGGATTGCAGCCTGTCGCCGTAGGTTTGGTGGGTATCGCCTTATGCGTGTTCCTCCGTCTGATGGCGCTCTATCGCGGCTGGAAGTTACCGGTAGCGTCAGCAAAACCGTCGGGATCGGCCGGCAATCTGCCGCCCTAA